The Bombus terrestris chromosome 4, iyBomTerr1.2, whole genome shotgun sequence genome has a window encoding:
- the LOC100647948 gene encoding dystonin isoform X3, with the protein MSTQAYYKERLGFDPADTVAEHHREQRSQHGYEESLSKFKGQNENGFSWMMEGRENWRVEGATEHRSGSTQAFWGCWAMFIEAHDERDAIQKKTFTKWVNKHLKKHWKYVKTYTCLHVCVLVNNQPCCSPTASRHVGDLFEDLRDGHNLISLLEVLSGEHLPRERGRMRFHMLQNVQMALDFLRYKKIKLVNIRAEDIVDGNPKLTLGLIWTIILHFQSWRRKISDIVVGQESNVTAREALLRWARRSTARYPGVRVTDFTGSWRDGLAFSALIHRNRPDLVDWKGARASQPRERLDRVFYVAEREYGVTRLLDPEDVDTPEPDEKSLITYISSLYDVFPEPPTIHPLYDAEDQRRSEEYRELASSLHMWIREKMCLMQERVFPPTLIEMKNLAAGSTKFKNEEVPPRYRDKQRLSYIFRDLQKYFEAVGEVDIEPHLRIEVIEENWNRLMMLHQEREQAIIDEIKRLERLQRLAEKVHREMKATDNRLEELERRVEDEARRLDRLHPLEAKHAVDLLEQDIRNTEVQIQNIFPDVHTLTEGRYSQAAELRKRVQKLHQRWVALRSLLHKRLVQPLSAVSFPVEERVVTKHRTTVHETRLVDTNPHFRALHDCIDWCKAKIKQLQDADYGSDLPSVQNELEVHQREHKNIEQFHPKVERCVQAKSHFHAEELTLYSQHLTVLQKLHTELLAASNKRLSDLDTLHDFIQSATNELVWLSSKEETEVTRDWSDKNLNVQSIEQYYERTFGSGIESLMSDLEKREIQFSAVQDRGEALVLQHHPAAKTIEAYMSAMQSQWTWLLQLTLCLEVHLKHAAQSQQFFRDVQQAEQWISKRDESLNTIYSQSEFSLDEGERLLKGMQELREELNSYGDHVQKLVDQAKDVVPMKQRRQPVARPMQVTCVCSYKQVNMSIEKGEQCTLYDNSGRIKWRVKNQEGVESPVPGVCFALQPPDKDALDAAERLRRQYDRSVGLWQRKQLRLRQNMIFATIKVVKGWDLPQFLAMGQDQRTAIRKALNEDADKLLSEGDPADPQLRRLKRETAEVNKLFDELEKRARAEEESKNAGRIFNEQISAIQEALDEAERVLNTRIAAPLPRDIDSLEHLVLQHKDFEQTLKRQTSDLDKVQQTFRGITLKTPAMRNKLDAVTTKWTNIWNSSNLYIERLKCVEIVLSSLEENTTSVSELEVKLASFDELPPDLKGLQNVLEDLMVLQNAISQQQTAMDKLNEDTQNARHVVEKSRPSHRGSHSDMDRLDDEVNKLNSRWTNLCAQLVERVRSAEAAYGLAQQLEHAYRNEVDFIDESYEKLEVENAKNLLNKVVERAPAIEAVNVTGSRLIREGKIYGQRLRAFTEQLEDICPSLDASVKKPRREFVSTVDDVARDLDTLNKRYTTLVDLLQERVTQLAAQQTEETSQQFQEALEGLQKWLTDTEEMVSNQKSPSSDYNVVKAQLQEQKFLKKMLMDQQNSMSSSYNMGQEVAAEAEPKEQKKIEKQLKDLMARFDNLTESAAKRMEALEQAMGVAKQFQDKLIPLQTWLDKTEKRVRDMELVPTDEEKIQQRVTEHDGLHEDILSKKPEFSELTEVASQLMSLVGEDEAAALADKLQDAADRYAALVERSESLGNLLQRSRQGLRHLVLSYQELQAWMEGMEIRLSKYRVLAVHTEKLLQQMEDLADLTEEVSTRQTEVDSTTDTGLELMKHISSDEALQLKDKLDSLQRRFNDLVSRGSDLLKHAQESLPLVQQFHDNHNRLMDWMQAAESALQSAEPREDEIIRLEMEISEYRPVLDKINAVGPQLSQLSPGEGAATIEALVIRDNRRFAAIAEQIQRKAERLQLSKQRSLEVIGDIDDLLEWFHEVDNQLREAEPPSSEPEIIRVQLKEHKALNDDISSQKGRVRDVISTAKKVIRENGQYEDKSTIRENMEDLRETMEIVSGLSMDRLGALEQALPLAEHLRDTHIDLVSWLEEAEQQVAMLPMPALRPDLIAAQQDKNEFLVQSINEHKPLVEKLNKTGEALLKLCNEEEGIKIQDILEADTTRYAALRAELRGRQQTLEQALQESSQFSDKLEGMLRALSSTADQVNGAEPISAHPGRLRDQMEENSALVDELAQRSEAYAAVRRAADDVISKAGNRADPAVKDIKRKLDKLNKLWSDVQKSTTDRGQTLDEALAIAEKFWSELNGVMSTLRELQDALAGQAPPAAQPAAIQQQQVALQEIRHEIDQTKPDVEQVRASGHELMGLCGEPDKPDVRKHIEDLDQAWDNVTALYARREENLIDAMEKAMEFHETLQNLLEFLQEAEDKFSSMGLLGSDIDEVKKQIKQLANFKAEVDPHMVKVEALNRQAAELTERTSSEQAAAIKEPLGAVNRRWDGLLRGLVERQRLLENALLRLGQFQHALDELLVWIEKTDDTLDNLKAVAGDPQVIEVELAKLKVLVNDIQAHQTSVDTLNDAGRQLIEDGKGTAEASTTAEKLGTLNRRWRDLLQRAADRQRELEDALREAQTFTAEIQDLLSWLGDVDNTIVASKPVGGLPETASEQLERFMEVYNELEQNRLKVESVLQQGQAYLKRADSTSAGGLNHNLRTLKQRWDNVTARASDKKIKLEIALKEATEFHDALQSFVDWLTNAEKILTNLKPVSRVMETILGQIEEHKAFQKDVGVHRETMLNLDKKGTHLKYFSQKQDVILIKNLLISVQHRWERVVSKSAERTRALDHGYKEAREFHDAWSNIMNWLDETEKTLDEVAGDGALGGNDPEKIKARLNKHRELQKALSAKQGTYDATMKNGKSLKDKAPKSDEFALKELLNELKNKWTTVCGKCVDRQRKLEEALLFSGQFKDAIQALLEWLSKSEKQLADTGPLYGDLDTVMNLVEQHKTFEKDLESRVSQMESVIKTGRELLAKATPDDASAIGSQLAEINNLWDTVTKLSSDKTERLQEALREAERLHKAVHVLLEWLSDAEMKLRFAGQLPEDEQESRNQLMEHEKFLRELSTKEIEKDQTLELAHVILAKAHPDGALVIKHWITIIQSRWEEVSTWAQQRNQRLENHMRGLQDLDNLLEELLSWLEGLENTLNALEAEPLPDDKATLEMLIVDHREFMENTSRRQNEVDRVCKARQIKSAKDTMKITKAKSPAPTRASPGRERTPDLLPHIGPRFPPKGSKGAEPEFRSPRVKLLWDRWRHVWMLAWERQRRLQDKYNYIQELDRVANFSWEDWRKRFLKFMNHKKSRLTDLFRKMDKNNDGLIPREDFIQGIMNTKFETSRLEMGAVADLFDRHGEGLIDWKEFIAALRPDWEERRTYNDTDKIHDEVKRLVMLCTCRQKFRVFQVGEGKYRFGDSQKLRLVRILRSTVMVRVGGGWVALDEFLLKNDPCRVFLMPIPDPNKPEQHEGWCPLAKGRTNIELREQFILADGVSQTMTAFRSKPSPTSTLQRTPISSANAGPITKVRERSARSVPMGQSRASRSSLSAGTPDSLSDNESSFKLGSARKTSTPYRSSMTPGGSRPSSRPTSRPTSRPTSRPGSRPASRQGSKPPSRYGSTQSLDSTDDSTNVSRIPRRTAVSTTGNTPTSSRHNSVSGKRLSVNGSSSRPRTPTGLVSPASGVPARFGTIHRASSIPTLTGVGTPISRSRIPVYVGTDIKSPQSTTSNISTHSTQSNYSTVSTDSTGSSSMCTNSATNTSSAVKRARTRTPSSGSSTPLPPSLKLSRKPSGASDTSVSTTPATKRKGKPTPIDQRAPFRL; encoded by the exons CATGTGGATCCGCGAAAAAATGTGCCTGATGCAGGAACGTGTCTTCCCGCCGACCttgatagaaatgaaaaatttggcaGCCGGCAGTACGAAATTCAAGAATGAGGAAGTACCGCCCAGATACAGAGACAAACAACGACTTTCTTACATCTTCAGGGATTTGCAAAAGTACTTCGAAGCGGTCGGTGAGGTGGACATCGAACCTCACTTACGTATCGAGGTTATTGAAGAAAATTGGAATAGATTGATGATGCTGCATCAGGAAAGAGAACAGGCGATAATCGACGAAATTAAACG ACTCGAACGACTGCAACGATTAGCAGAGAAAGTGCACAGAGAGATGAAGGCGACCGACAATCGATTGGAGGAACTCGAGAGACGAGTGGAGGACGAAGCCAGGCGTCTCGATCGACTTCATCCTCTGGAAGCGAAACATGCGGTGGATCTTTTGGAACAGGATATTCGTAACACCGAGGTCCAGAtccaaaatatttttccagacgTGCATACACTTACCGAGGGGCGATACAGTCAGGCGGCCGAACTTCGCAAAAG AGTTCAGAAGCTACATCAACGGTGGGTCGCCCTGCGATCTCTTCTTCATAAACGTTTGGTACAGCCGCTGTCGGCCGTATCTTTCCCGGTAGAAGAACGCGTCGTTACGAAACACCGTACTACCGTCCATGAAACCCGATTGGTCGACACCAATCCACATTTCCGTGCGTTACACGACTGCATCGACTGGTGTAAGGCGAAGATCAAACAGCTCCAGGATGCAGACTATGGCTCCGATTTACCTAGCGTGCAGAACGAACTGGAGGTTCACCAAAGAGAACACAAGAATATCGAGCAGTTTCATCCTAAAGTGGAGAGATGTGTGCAGGCTAAGAGCCACTTTCACGCCGAGGAATTGACATTGTACAGCCAACATCTGACTGTTCTTCAAAAACTTCACACTGAATTATTGGCGGCCTCGAATAAGAGACTTTCCGATTTGGACACTCTACATGACTTTATACAATCGGCGACTAATGAACTGGTTTGGCTGAGTTCTAAGGAGGAGACGGAGGTGACACGCGATTGGAGTGACAAGAATTTGAACGTGCAAAGTATCGAGCAGTATTACGAG CGTACGTTTGGATCTGGTATAGAG TCCCTTATGAGCGACCTAGAGAAGCGGGAGATTCAATTCTCCGCGGTGCAAGATCGAGGCGAAGCTCTGGTCCTTCAACATCATCCCGCCGCGAAAACAATCGAAGCTTACATGTCCGCCATGCAGAGTCAATGGACCTGGCTTCTTCAATTAACTCTTTGTCTAGAAGTTCATCTGAAACACGCAGCACAGAGTCAACAATTTTTCCGGGATGTTCAACAGGCTGAACAGTGGATCTCGAAGAGAGATGAGTCGCTCAACACCATTTATTCCCAATCAGAATTCTCCTTGGACGAGGGTGAACGTTTATTGAAGGGTATGCAAGAGCTGCGCGAAGAATTGAATAGTTACGGCGATCATGTGCAGAAACTGGTTGATCAAGCGAAGGACGTGGTTCCTATGAAGCAACGTCGACAGCCTGTGGCACGGCCTATGCAAGTTACGTGCGTCTGCAGTTACAAACAAGTCAAT ATGTCGATTGAGAAGGGCGAACAGTGTACGTTATACGACAACTCTGGTAGGATAAAATGGCGCGTAAAGAATCAAGAAGGCGTCGAGTCCCCTGTTCCAGGCGTCTGCTTTGCTCTTCAGCCACCTGATAAGGATGCTCTCGATGCTGCGGAAAGATTGCGACGACAATATGATCGAAGTGTTGGATTATGGCAACGGAAACAGCTTCGATTACGACAAAACATGATTTTCGCGACCATCAAAGTGGTCAAAGGCTGGGATCTACCGCAGTTCTTGGCTATGGGTCAGGATCAGAGAACTGCTATCAGAAAAGCCTTGAACGAGGATGCTGATAAACTGCTGTCCGAGGGCGATCCTGCTGATCCACAATTGAGGCGACTGAAGCGAGAAACGGCCGAAGTGAACAAATTGTTCGATGAACTGGAGAAACGTGCCAGAGCGGAGGAAGAGTCAAAGAACGCGGGACGTATTTTCAATGAACAGATATCTGCCATTCAAGAAGCATTAGACGAAGCAGAGAGAGTTTTGAATACTCGCATAGCTGCGCCATTACCAAGAGACATTGACAGCTTAGAACATCTGGTTCTGCAACACAAAGATTTTGAGCAAACTCTCAAACGTCAAACATCAGATCTAGATAAAGTTCAGCAAACTTTCCGTGGTATTACTTTGAAGACTCCAGCCATGAGAAACAAGCTCGACGCTGTTACCACCAAATGGACAAATATTTGGAACTCGAGCAATCTGTACATCGAGCGGCTAAAGTGTGTTGAGATCGTGCTTTCTAGTCTCGAGGAGAACACAACCTCGGTATCCGAATTGGAAGTGAAATTGGCATCGTTCGACGAGCTGCCACCGGATCTGAAGGGATTACAGAATGTACTAGAAGATCTGATGGTGCTTCAAAATGCCATCTCTCAACAGCAAACTGCAATGGATAAACTGAACGAAGATACGCAGAACGCAAGACATGTTGTTGAAAAGTCGAGGCCAAGTCATCGTGGCTCTCATTCTGATATGGATCGCTTAGACGACGAAGTGAACAAACTAAACTCCAGATGGACCAATCTCTGTGCTCAGTTGGTCGAAAGAGTTCGCAGCGCGGAAGCAGCTTATGGCCTAGCTCAACAGTTAGAACATGCCTATCGTAACGAGGTTGACTTTATTGACGAATCGTACGAAAAACTCGAGGTGGAGAATGCGAAG AATCTATTGAACAAGGTGGTAGAACGAGCGCCGGCGATCGAAGCAGTAAATGTGACGGGCAGTCGATTGATTCGTGAAGGAAAG ATCTACGGACAAAGGCTTCGAGCGTTCACGGAACAGCTGGAAGATATCTGCCCGTCTTTGGATGCTTCGGTGAAAAAACCGCGACGAGAGTTCGTCTCAACGGTTGATGACGTCGCTCGTGATCTAGATACTCTGAACAAGAGGTACACCACGCTGGTGGATCTTCTTCAGGAACGGGTTACACAGCTGGCAGCGCAACAAACCGAGGAGACATCTCAACAG TTCCAGGAGGCTCTGGAGGGTCTCCAGAAATGGCTAACGGACACAGAGGAAATGGTATCCAACCAGAAATCACCATCATCGGATTACAACGTAGTTAAGGCGCAATTACAAGAGCAAAAATTCCTGAAGAAGATGCTAATGGATCAGCAAAACTCAATGTCCTCCTCGTACAACATGGGCCAAGAAGTGGCGGCTGAAGCGGAGCCTAAGGAACAGAAGAAGATCGAGAAACAACTAAAAGATTTGATGGCAAGATTTGATAATCTTACGGAAAGCGCTGCTAAGAGAATGGAAGCACTTGAACAAGCGATGGGAGTAGCGAAACAGTTCCAGGATAAACTGATACCGCTTCAAACTTGGCTGGACAAGACCGAAAAACGCGTGAGAGATATGGAGTTGGTTCCAACGGACGAGGAAAAAATCCAGCAACGCGTTACCGAACACGATGGTCTTCACGAGGATATTCTGTCAAAGAAACCTGAATTCAGTGAACTTACAGAGGTTGCTAGTCAACTAATGTCTCTGGTAGGCGAAGATGAAGCCGCTGCTTTGGCTGACAAACTTCAGGACGCGGCTGATAGATACGCTGCATTGGTCGAACGATCGGAATCTCTTGGTAACTTGCTTCAACGTTCGAGACAGGGTTTACGTCATCTGGTACTCAGCTATCAAGAACTTCAGGCTTGGATGGAGGGTATGGAAATCAGATTGTCGAAATACAGAGTGCTGGCTGTGCATACGGAGAAGCTTCTTCAACAAATGGAAGACCTAGCTGACTTGACCGAAGAGGTTTCGACTCGACAGACGGAAGTAGACAGTACCACCGATACTGGATTGGAATTAATGAAACACATCTCGAGCGACGAGGCGCTTCAATTGAAAGATAAACTCGATTCTTTGCAACGGCGATTTAATGATTTGGTTAGTCGAGGTTCCGACTTGCTGAAGCACGCGCAAGAGTCTCTTCCATTGGTGCAACAATTCCATGATAATCATAATCGTTTAATGGATTGGATGCAGGCTGCGGAATCGGCTCTGCAATCAGCCGAACCTCGCGAGGATGAAATTATTAGATTAGAAATGGAAATATCGGAATATAGACCAGTTCTAGACAAGATCAACGCCGTTGGACCGCAGTTGTCTCAGTTATCTCCGGGTGAAGGGGCGGCGACTATCGAAGCTCTAGTCATCAGAGACAACAGGAGATTCGCCGCCATTGCCGAGCAGATTCAACGAAAGGCTGAGAGGCTTCAGCTGAGTAAGCAACGTTCGCTGGAAGTGATCGGCGATATCGACGATTTACTAGAATGGTTCCATGAAGTGGATAATCAATTGAGGGAAGCAGAACCACCGAGCAGCGAACCGGAAATCATCAGGGTACAATTGAAGGAGCATAAAGCCTTGAACGACGACATATCCAGTCAGAAAGGACGTGTTAGGGATGTTATATCCACGGCAAAGAAGGTGATCCGTGAAAATGGTCAATACGAGGACAAATCTACGATCAGAGAAAATATGGAGGACTTACGAGAAACCATGGAAATCGTATCCGGTCTTTCAATGGATAGACTCGGTGCTCTGGAACAAGCTTTGCCATTGGCTGAACATTTACGCGACACTCACATTGATTTAGTCAGCTGGTTAGAGGAGGCTGAACAACAAGTCGCAATGCTTCCTATGCCTGCTTTAAGACCCGATCTAATAGCCGCCCAACAGGACAAGAACGAGTTCCTCGTGCAGAGTATCAACGAACACAAACCTTTGGTCGAGAAGCTGAACAAAACTGGTGAAGCATTGTTGAAGCTGTGCAATGAAGAAGAAGGTATCAAAATACAGGACATATTGGAAGCAGACACTACTCGATATGCAGCCCTCAGAGCAGAACTTCGTGGTCGACAGCAGACTCTCGAACAAGCACTTCAGGAATCTTCTCAGTTCTCCGACAAGCTGGAAGGAATGCTGCGTGCTCTCTCATCAACCGCCGATCAAGTAAATGGCGCCGAACCGATCAGCGCTCATCCTGGTCGGTTAAGAGATCAGATGGAAGAGAATTCCGCTCTGGTCGACGAATTGGCTCAAAGATCCGAGGCCTATGCGGCTGTGAGGAGGGCCGCCGATGACGTGATCAGCAAGGCAGGTAATAGAGCTGATCCAGCCGTAAAGGACATCAAACGGAAGCTGGACAAATTGAACAAACTATGGAGCGACGTGCAAAAGTCGACGACCGACAGAGGTCAAACGTTAGACGAAGCTTTGGCGATCGCCGAGAAATTCTGGTCCGAGTTGAATGGCGTGATGTCGACTCTGCGAGAGCTTCAGGATGCTCTTGCTGGTCAGGCGCCACCAGCAGCTCAACCTGCTGCCATCCAACAGCAACAGGTTGCCTTGCAGGAGATTAGGCACGAAATCGACCAAACGAAACCAGATGTCGAGCAAGTACGAGCTTCTGGTCACGAGTTGATGGGTCTTTGCGGTGAGCCAGACAAACCAGATGTTAGAAAGCATATTGAAGATTTGGATCAAGCATGGGATAACGTGACTGCCCTATATGCCAGAAGAGAGGAAAATCTGATCGATGCTATGGAGAAGGCCATGGAGTTCCACGAGACCTTGCAAAATCTTTTGGAGTTCCTACAAGAAGCCGAGGACAAGTTCTCCAGTATGGGACTGCTAGGAAGCGACATCGACGAAGTTAAAAAACAGATCAAACAATTGGCCAATTTCAAAGCCGAAGTAGATCCTCACATGGTCAAGGTCGAAGCTCTAAACAG ACAAGCTGCCGAACTGACAGAGAGAACGTCCTCGGAACAAGCTGCGGCCATCAAAGAACCGCTTGGTGCCGTTAACAGACGGTGGGACGGACTGCTTCGAGGTCTCGTGGAGAGGCAAAGACTCTTGGAGAACGCGTTACTACGTCTAGGGCAATTCCAGCACGCTCTAGACGAGTTGTTGGTATGGATCGAGAAGACGGACGACACTTTGGATAACTTGAAGGCCGTGGCCGGCGATCCTCAAGTGATCGAAGTAGAATTAGCTAAACTGAAAGTACTTGTGAATGATATTCAAGCCCATCAGACCAGCGTGGATACTCTGAACGACGCTGGAAGACAGTTAATAGAGGATGGAAAGGGAACAGCCGAAGCTTCGACGACTGCTGAGAAATTAGGCACTTTGAATCGTCGTTGGCGCGATTTGTTGCAACGTGCTGCTGATCGTCAACGAGAACTGGAAGATGCGCTTAGAGAAGCGCAAACCTTTACGGCGGAGATACAGGACCTTTTGTCTTGGCTGGGTGATGTGGACAATACCATAGTAGCTTCGAAACCTGTTGGAGGATTGCCGGAAACGGCTTCAGAACAGTTAGAACGCTTTATGGAAGTGTACAACGAATTGGAACAAAATCGTTTGAAAGTCGAATCGGTTCTTCAACAAGGACAAGCATACTTGAAGCGTGCCGATTCTACTAGTGCCGGTGGTCTGAATCACAACTTGAGGACTTTGAAACAACGATGGGATAATGTGACTGCTCGCGCAAGTGATAAAAAGATCAAGCTTGAGATCGCTCTGAAAGAGGCTACAGAGTTCCACGATGCACTCCAATCGTTTGTCGATTGGTTAACCAACGCGGAGAAGATTCTCACGAATCTGAAACCTGTGTCGAGGGTAATGGAAACTATACTCGGACAGATAGAGGAACACAAAGCGTTTCAGAAAGACGTTGGAGTTCATCGTGAGACTATGCTGAACCTCGATAAGAAGGGCACGCATTTGAAATACTTTTCACAGAAACAGGACGTGATTCTAATCAAAAACTTGTTGATAAGTGTGCAACACAGATGGGAAAGAGTAGTTTCGAAGTCTGCAGAGAGAACCAGGGCTCTTGATCACGGATACAAAGAGGCCAGAGAATTCCACGATGCTTGGTCCAATATAATGAACTGGCTCGACGAAACGGAGAAGACTTTGGACGAGGTTGCCGGTGATGGCGCCCTTGGAGGAAATGATCCAGAGAAGATCAAAGCTAGATTGAATAAGCACCGTGAATTGCAGAAAGCTCTCAGCGCCAAACAGGGTACCTATGACGCAACTATGAAGAATGGAAAATCATTAAAAGACAAAGCGCCTAAAAGCGATGAATTTGCTCTAAAAGAACTTTTGAATGAGTTGAAGAACAAGTGGACCACTGTTTGTGGTAAGTGCGTGGATAGACAGAGGAAGCTCGAGGAAGCATTGTTGTTCTCGGGACAATTCAAGGACGCTATTCAAGCGTTGCTGGAATGGCTTAGTAAGTCTGAGAAGCAGCTGGCGGACACCGGTCCACTTTATGGCGACCTTGATACTGTAATGAATTTGGTTGAACAACATAAGACCTTCGAGAAGGATCTCGAATCCAGAGTCTCTCAGATGGAATCTGTAATCAAAACGGGTCGCGAGCTTCTTGCTAAGGCGACACCTGATGATGCATCTGCTATAGGATCACAGCTTGCTGAAATAAATAATCTTTGGGACACGGTAACCAAGTTGTCCTCTGACAAGACTGAACGACTCCAAGAAGCCCTCAGAGAGGCTGAACGCCTTCACAAGGCAGTTCACGTACTTCTGGAGTGGCTGAGTGATGCTGAGATGAAGCTGAGATTCGCTGGACAGTTGCCGGAAGACGAACAGGAGAGCAGGAATCAGTTGATGGAACACGAAAAGTTCTTGCGTGAATTAAGCaccaaagaaattgaaaaagatcaAACATTGGAGCTGGCTCACGTGATTCTTGCAAAGGCACACCCTGATGGAGCTTTGGTTATCAAACACTGGATCACGATCATTCAGTCCAGATGGGAGGAGGTTTCCACCTGGGCCCAACAAAGGAATCAAAGATTGGAGAATCATATGCGAGGACTTCAG GACCTCGACAATCTTCTGGAAGAACTACTGTCATGGTTAGAAGGTTTGGAGAACACTCTCAACGCTCTTGAAGCTGAGCCTTTACCAGACGATAAAGCTACTTTAGAAATGCTGATTGTGGATCACAGAGAATTTATGGAGAACACCAGTCGAAGACAGAACGAAGTTGACCGCGTCTGCAAAGCCAGACAGATCAAATCTGCGAAAGATACGATGAAGATAACGAAGGCTAAGTCACCTGCTCCAAC CCGAGCCAGCCCAGGCCGTGAGAGAACACCCGATTTGTTGCCGCACATCGGCCCACGGTTTCCACCCAAAGGAAG CAAAGGTGCCGAACCGGAGTTCCGTAGTCCCAGAGTAAAACTGCTGTGGGACAGGTGGAGACACGTTTGGATGTTGGCGTGGGAACGTCAACGTCGTTTACAGGATAAGTATAATTATATCCAAGAACTGGACCGTGTCGCAAACTTCAGCTGGGAGGATTGGCGCAAGAGA TTCCTGAAATTCATGAACCACAAAAAGTCCAGATTAACAGATCTCTTCAGGAAAATGGATAAGAATAACGACGGACTGATTCCACGCGAGGACTTCATTCAAGGAATCATGAACACCA AATTCGAGACTTCACGGTTAGAAATGGGAGCGGTCGCAGATTTGTTCGATCGCCACGGTGAAGGATTGATAGATTGGAAAGAATTCATCGCGGCTCTAAGACCAGACTGGGAGGAACgcagaacgtataacgacacTGACAAGATTCACGATGAAGTGAAACGATTGGTGATGCTTTGTACTTGTCGCCAGAAATTCCGTGTATTTCAAGTTGGCGAAGGAAAATATAGG TTTGGAGACAGTCAAAAGTTGCGGTTGGTTCGGATTCTACGATCGACCGTGATGGTACGAGTCGGTGGTGGATGGGTAGCATTGGacgaatttctattaaaaaatgatCCTTGCCGCG TTTTTCTAATGCCGATACCGGACCCTAACAAACCGGAACAACATGAGGGTTGGTGTCCGCTCG CCAAGGGAAGAACGAATATCGAGCTGCGAGAACAATTCATATTGGCGGATGGCGTCAGCCAGACAATGACGGCGTTCAGATCGAAACCGAGCCCAACCTCGACGCTGCAGCGTACGCCAATCTCATCCGCGAATGCCGGACCCATCACCAAG GTGAGAGAACGCAGCGCTCGCAGCGTTCCCATGGGACAATCACGAGCATCGCGCTCTTCGTTGAGCGCTGGAACGCCGGACAGCCTAAGCGACAACGAGAGCTCCTTCAAGCTTGGCTCCGCCAGAAAAACAAGTACACCCTACAGAAGCTCTATGACACCGG GCGGTAGTCGACCATCGAGTAGACCAACTTCGAGACCAACGTCCAGACCAACCAGTAGACCCGGAAGTAGGCCCGCATCCAGGCAAGGAAGCAAACCACCGAGTCGCTATGGTTCCACACAGTCGTTAGATAGTACTG ATGATTCGACAAATGTGAGCCGCATTCCACGCAGAACGGCTGTGAGCACGACAGGCAATACTCCCACTTCTAGCAGACACAATAGCGTGTCGGGAAAGCGCTTATCGGTGAACGGTTCGAGCTCACGACCTCGAACGCCCACCGGCCTGGTTAGTCCTGCCAGTGGTGTTCCAGCGAG gtTTGGCACGATCCATAGAGCTTCGAGCATTCCAACCCTGACTGGTGTCGGCACACCGATCAG CCGTTCGAGGATCCCCGTATATGTGGGCACGGATATAAAATCCCCACAATCGACGACCAGCAATATTTCCACTCATTCTACGCAAAGCAACTACTCGACGGTTTCTACCGATTCTACCGG GAGCAGCTCGATGTGTACAAATTCAGCAACTAACACCTCGTCGGCCGTTAAGCGAGCTAG AACAAGGACACCGTCCAGTGGATCGAGCACGCCACTGCCGCCTTCTTTGAAGCTATCGAGGAAACCTTCTGGAGCATCGGATACGTCCGTATCGACCACACCGGCCACTAAACGAAAAGGCAAACCAACGCCGATCGACCAACGGGCGCCATTCCGATTGTAG